In Anaerobacillus isosaccharinicus, one genomic interval encodes:
- the tnpA gene encoding IS66 family insertion sequence element accessory protein TnpA, whose amino-acid sequence MSVDERKQMWEDRIDAYRSSGVPSVKAWCEQNQVGVQSMYSWMKRLETEPTHVAYPLTQWVAIDSSNSIEETATLTVKVGDVSIEIKEGFSHSLLNEVLQVLQSHVK is encoded by the coding sequence ATGTCAGTAGATGAACGTAAACAAATGTGGGAAGATCGCATCGACGCCTACAGATCCAGTGGAGTGCCAAGTGTCAAAGCTTGGTGTGAACAAAATCAAGTAGGTGTTCAAAGTATGTATAGCTGGATGAAAAGATTGGAAACTGAGCCGACTCACGTCGCTTATCCTCTTACACAATGGGTTGCCATTGATTCATCCAACTCGATTGAAGAAACAGCTACTTTAACAGTTAAGGTAGGCGATGTTTCAATCGAAATTAAAGAAGGCTTCAGCCATTCACTTTTAAATGAAGTACTTCAGGTTCTTCAATCCCATGTTAAGTAA